CAAATGATGAatttgcaactaatttttttaaaatatgcTGTATAATGAAACTTTACGCTACGCTCAATCACGGTTCAGGCGTCTATTCACGTTTTACCAGAAGTGAAACAATAGGAACTGCTGTATGTTTTGCTGTAAAGAGTTATGACAAATACAACggtttattatatatatagtttgttttctagttttcaatgttagaatgtagcatttcatCAACTGATATTTTGCACTTTGCTTCTTACAGACCACGTGTTCTGTTCAGTTCTGGCAAGGAGGTTTTTCTTGGTTCTggacaggaatatgcaataaagactattatcatCAAATATTCGGTCagtttgaacaaggaggttggtttgaacaatgtccttggtttgaacaaggacattatatagaaggGTTCTGTGTAGAGTCCTGTGTAGATTTACATGGCAAGGTATCGCCGACCTGGTTCATTTGCTTAGCGACAATAGGTACATTTAGCGCCTTCCCTATAACCGTTTTGGCTCCTGCTCGTAAACAAGCTTTTCGGATAGAAAGTGAATATGGCATTGAGATTCAGATTCAGAGAGCTAATCGTTCGGGTTGCTTTGATCCTCTGCAAGATTAATCAAGGATGACAAGAGACTGACACATGAATGTCTGTTTAGCTCCTCCTCTCTAACTTTACCAGCCAATCGGAGCTCGAGATACGCGTACTGCTGTCTGTTTGAATACCGACCGTTGCGAGGTATCCGTCCGTAGTGCCTTCTAGTCTTTGCACTGCGAACATcttccgtctatctgaccctgAGCGTTCGACTTTTCTTACGAAAATGAGCGATCATACCGTGGCGAAGTTCAACAACGAGGAGCTCTGTGCATGGTTGCAGGAGAGGCCCTCTCGGTTCAAGAATGATGGCGATATGGAGGCTATTTGTGAGGCGATGAGAGGTAAGAGTATCAGTCGTTGAACCTTTTTGTACTTTTCGCTGATGAACTCACAAGGCGATTTACGGGCGCTCCGGGTACCGGGTACAGCCCGGCAGTAACCCTGGCTCGGCTTCGAGGTACAAGACCCCAAAAGACGTGTGGTTCTGTTTGATTCATGCAAGACGAACATATTTTTTGACAGTTATTTCTACCTGAAAGTTATCGAAATTGTGTTTGACTTTCTTGTTGCAAGCGAACCCGGAGCGGACAGACGTGATGTGATTGCCGCTACCGGAATAAGTTTATCCTTTTTTGGGGGCAGACCATATTTTTCGAAaagtttttctaaaaatccagtCTCTAAATTGGTTAAACTTTAAAGTTTCCCATCATACTGTTAGTCTCCCATTCGCCATACTTTCTAACAGCGTTAGATACACATTCCCGTTTGTAAAATCCAATATCTagaagttttttgtttgttttccaaacATTCTTCAGATCTCAAATATAAATGCCTGCATCCGCCCGTTCAGTCTGTTTTATCGTGGAAAGTAGATTTAACATGCAAGCCGGTATCAAATTAATCCAAGCAGAGGGGCGGGGGTTCCggttgtttttttacgtgtttttaggcgtttttgtcgggctttttactttgtcattcaagtttttttttctgttaaaagAAAGTCTCTACGAAGAGAGACACAAAAAAGACGAAGAAAGCCTGATATAAACgtctaaaaacacaacaaaaccagccggaacccctcctctacTTGGCGAGATGGTATCAGTTTTCAATTTGTCACATGTCAAGACCGACTGAGACCACACGGATCCTCCTTTTACCAAATTCCGGTTTGCCCAAatgcctgttgttgtcttttgcTACATGTACCAGACCATTGTATCAATATGTTTTCGGCCGATATCACAACATGGACTTgttcaaaaaaaaatattttgccaTCCAACGTAAACTGGAATTTGATTCAAACAAGCTGTGCCGCTGCTGTTGAACAGTCACTGCATGGGGCATGGTAGGCGTTTTGGGCCATGCTCCAATCAAATACATGCCGCTAATTAGTTGCCCATGCACGCAGGCCCGATTCTTGTTCGCcgtttttggtttgaaaatagaAGGAGAGTAACGTCATCGCTACGTCatcgcttgtacagcctgattggtcaCGTCCAGTCATGTGAGTAAacgcaccaatcaggctgtacaagcgatGACGTAGAGATGACGTTTCTCTCCTtctattttcaaaccaaaaatggcggacccgatgttgttttccgttgaatcgggcccggcgtgcaagttagaaggccggcgtcgctcgAGTAGAAGTGAAATTTTGTCGttccccacgactaagaagggaaagtatatgtaatatcaagcaaaaactccctttgttagtcgccacggctagccCTGACCTGACTCACCAATTCATTTGCATATGCAAATCTTGctatcaaagatggcggacctCGGGAACAGATACTACCGCGTCGAAGTTTCACATTCCAAAATCACAGTTCCTAGACCTTTACAAGTTTGCACAGCACACCAACTTAGCATATATAACACAATGGGCACCCCTTTGTACCCTGGTAACTGAACTGATTGaccatgtgttcttttcagtgAATGAGATCGATGGGGAAACCTTCGTTGACTTGGCGGAGGCTGACATCACGGGTCTCTTCCCAGATGGATCAACGAGGGTTGTTTTGAGGAGGAAGCAAGTCAGAAACATCGTCTCGGAATTGGTAGGCAAAATTACACGTACatcctgttttctttttaagtctTGCACATTTTACTATTTGGTTATTTAAGGgaagacatttaaaaaaaggatTGTTTTGATTGAAACCAACGCCTTCTAACCAATGGGAAACACCAGATCAATGCTAGATCAATGCCTAAACTAACTGAATGTCAGCTGACCATGTTGGCATCTGATCATTTAGGCATTGATCTGGTGTTTCCCATTGGTTATAATCTCACTGATGCATCAGTGGAAGTGAATTTAATTACTTGAGTTTGTGGGGACTTAAAATCTGGGGATGGGGAAAAAGGATTTCACAGAACAACTTTGTAGTTAAGTaggggaaaacaacaacattttttgCAGTTTGAGTTTACTTTGAGAATTTCAATATTTAAAGTAAAGagggatggttggttggttggaagAATGATTTAACTTGTGCATGACAGTCATTGTTCTCTCATTTGTCGTTTTTCTAGGGTACGATGGATGTTGAAGTGCCACTTTACGTTACACCCGAAAGGGTCGCTGTGCCGCCAGTTGAGTTCATGCTGGCGCAGACGCCAGGCATAACGGAGCCAGAGATCCCTGGTCATATCTTCCACAACATCGTGCAAGATCAGGTGGCGGTGATGGTCACAGCCACCAAGCAGCTCACTCCGCCGCGCAACCCAACATCTGCGGAGTTAGAACATGTGGCGCGCCGCCTGGTGCAGAGGTATCCAACGCTGAAGACCGAGGGCGAAGATGCCAAGGACGCACATGTAAGCATGTCTGCCATGTTTTGATCATTGTGTTATGTTAAAGCAGACCTGCAAGCAGTGATGTTATACtgacatacatttttgtttcaaatctCCTTAGATTCTCCTTCTCACAAGGATGAAGAAAAGAATGTACAACAAAACTCCAAAGAGGACGACCCGAGGtccaaacaaaaagaaagagTCCACTGAAGAGGCCAACGGTCTGAGGCGAAGCCCTAGGAAGCATAATCAGGTACAAATATACTTTCTACTGGACACACTTTATACAGGACATATTTTTTATGTTATGCTGTTAAACCTGTCTGTCTCAACTCTAATGTTCTTTATCTTTGATCTATTTCCATCATAGCCAGATCCAGCGGCTGAACCTAACCCCAGGCAGCAGGACCTTCACTCACCCCAGGCAAGCTCATCTAAAGGAGCCGGATCAAGCAAGCAAGTTACATCAAAATCCAACCCAAACAAACGAGGCGCATCCGGGTCTGGACCAGTCAAAGAAAAGGTAAGAAGTTACTTCATACATAGTTTTTGTAAAGCAGGAAAGTATACCAAACAACACATTGTCAACTAAGCGCTCTGGAGTTAAGGCTGATGGACCTTACTGATAACCCTTTCctactttatttttttcatgcCTCAAATGTACACTTCACAAGTTATTATACGCATGTTTTAACATAACTATCAATATGGCTTGAGCCTTATTATATCATAGATTTGTTCcatttgtttattctttattccCTAGCAGGTGCGCAGAGAGCTCTTGCCCCCTCCGGCTCAACAGGAAGGCCATCACGGTAAGACAGATCAAATATTTTAGAAAGCAATCAGTTTATTGTAAATTTTACTTATGTGTGAGATTGGTTTTATTTCAGAGATAAATATTCTACAAAGTGGGGCAATAATTTTGATAAGATccatagttgtttttttttacttaaaatgATGTTAATATCTACTTCTCAGCATAGCTTAGAAAATATGTGTTGATTGCAAAAAGTCTCCAAGTACCAGCATTCATAAGTGATTCAAGGTTTCCTCTATCCACATCCAGAGACTGCCTATACAATGGAACGGCACTACAAGCTTCTGAAGACGGAGATGGACAAGCCCAAACGGAACTATGGCACCGTCTCGCAGCTCCTGGATCTAGAGTTTCCGGCGCGGAAAGAGTTTGCGGCAAATATCAGCCCGGCCACAACAAGGCCAACAGCAGTCATTCAGCGGTACCCGTGCTTCGGAGAGCCACGTCATGTAAGTTGCAGAATGTTGtgttcattaatttattcaATGTTCAAACTAAGCCTCACAGATAAAAATTGCTGCAAACTATCTCTTAATGCACTGAAAACTAGATTATTAACGTTTGctttaaagaaataaaaaaaatggatgaTAGCAGTTAAACAAGGATGGTTATTGCACTTGAGTAAATTAATACATTGATATGACCATTGTATCCCTATATATGATCTTTTTTTGTTAACTTTCAGTTGCAGGATGAACTGAGGCGTTATGTCGCGACTGGTGACAAGGATTTCCTGCAGGATCTTAAGGAGAGGTTGCCGCGGGAGGCAAAGACTCTCGTCAAGTTTGCCGTGAAACAGGGAGTTCTCAGTTCAGCTGACATGACTGACTGGACAGATGGTATGAATGTCCACATATTCGTACTTAAGCATGTAATTTGATGTAGTATGTAAGACAATGATGATAGTATGTTACTTGctcttttgatttctttgcaATGGATTTATGTATTGCATCACTATTTTTggactgtcacacttgtgcgtattttCAAGTATTCATGAGTCAtattaacatttcttaggtCTAAggaaagtttgcagggaagaagttgttttctgcgttgacccaccgttgtgcagcctagttttcgaaccaaggaaattacttcttgggctgaaaactcaatcttgaccaaaaacatgttaatgtgCAACTCACGCGGGCTtgtttatacgcacaagtgtgacagggggtTGAGTGTACCATTAATGGACAAATTGAGATGACTTATTTGTTCTAAACCAGCAATGCTGACTTATCTCATGGACGAATTGCTTAAACGTTTTTGAGGTTGTGAATGTTTGTACGACATGTTAAACATGTTGGGCCATGTCAAGttaaaagatatacatgtatatgtctgacCACCTTGGTCTGACTGACATTATCTTGTTGTATCTGTAGACAAAAAGATGAGGAAAGCCCTCCAGGTCCTGCCTCAGCTGTTCAAGGGCAAGGGCTCACCACCTCTCCCGCTGAAGGACATGATGATCGTGTACCTCAAGGTAATGTCCAGTTTGATTCACCAGTTTAATCATTTTGCACTTCAAAGCCTGCCAGTATGTTACTTAACATACAGTAAATATGTTACTTAACATACAGTAACATAGTCAGTTCCATCTTTCTGTCTCCTTATTAGTGAATTATAGTATGCAGGCGCAATATCTGTCGCTGGTAGCGTGGCTCAAAGTCATAAGACTGGTGACAGCATttgcacatttcaatgagaacgagCCTTCAGTAAGTGAGCTCAAAAGTAAAGGTCATAGCTTACGTGCTAATATAGCCGATAGAATAGATTTTTATTTGCTGATGTATTTTGTCCAGACTAGGTGCCCATGTCTGTGCACTTGATGCATAAAGTTTTGCATTGTATCAAGATTGCAAACCTTTGAAAAAGTTGCTATTGTTTTTCTAAATCAAACTGATGTGGGGGTGGGGTTCAATGACAGGCACATCTGCTTTAAAAATTGCAGTCATACTTTGTAACAACTACCTAAACATGCATTTCAATCTTTTCTTACTCATAGAACAAAGGCAACGTGACAGCAGAGATGAAGCGAGACAAGAAGAGGACCGCCTTCATTGTGGAGAAGATT
The nucleotide sequence above comes from Branchiostoma lanceolatum isolate klBraLanc5 chromosome 14, klBraLanc5.hap2, whole genome shotgun sequence. Encoded proteins:
- the LOC136448260 gene encoding uncharacterized protein produces the protein MSDHTVAKFNNEELCAWLQERPSRFKNDGDMEAICEAMRVNEIDGETFVDLAEADITGLFPDGSTRVVLRRKQVRNIVSELGTMDVEVPLYVTPERVAVPPVEFMLAQTPGITEPEIPGHIFHNIVQDQVAVMVTATKQLTPPRNPTSAELEHVARRLVQRYPTLKTEGEDAKDAHILLLTRMKKRMYNKTPKRTTRGPNKKKESTEEANGLRRSPRKHNQPDPAAEPNPRQQDLHSPQASSSKGAGSSKQVTSKSNPNKRGASGSGPVKEKQVRRELLPPPAQQEGHHETAYTMERHYKLLKTEMDKPKRNYGTVSQLLDLEFPARKEFAANISPATTRPTAVIQRYPCFGEPRHLQDELRRYVATGDKDFLQDLKERLPREAKTLVKFAVKQGVLSSADMTDWTDDKKMRKALQVLPQLFKGKGSPPLPLKDMMIVYLKNKGNVTAEMKRDKKRTAFIVEKISSRSDEPIVYVVVHGKPVAVCGSVVEGFVALIGALYCFYQPHPPSIAPAMVFVEHHMLKDKNVNPLDREALESTTVYKKFKDYVKAAGDSGSDSE